The proteins below are encoded in one region of Plutella xylostella chromosome 13, ilPluXylo3.1, whole genome shotgun sequence:
- the LOC125489322 gene encoding uncharacterized protein LOC125489322, whose translation MNVSVHFCLRASIKHPSCCTVCRYHTPPRTAPRPPQTPVPYHCHRRRRHRHRRRRRRPPPAASAPSQPIVPPASTQANKLYLCKMSDSECESFVAQDAATAAAKKKPAASKRKSSASASSTSSSTNKSQKKKKTVDVFGLCNEDEYNECVLQSKTLPSFVVNRVANGNQRRVGSTSGEFYAELKVYARHDAEEAPKDTRWTKALLRLNCYLEEGSPQWKLLHRFVKEAGTLFEDCVPSFYNPDLVKIKQAD comes from the exons CGTTCATTTCTGCCTGCGCGCTTCAATCAAGCATCCATCCTGTTGCACCGTGTGTCGCTACCATACCCCGCCCCGcaccgcgccgcgccccccgcagACACCCGTGCCGTACCActgccaccgccgccgccgccaccgccaccgccgccgccgccgccgcccaccgCCCGCTGCCTCCGCGCCTAGCCAGCCTATAGTGCCGCCTGCATCAACTCAAGCAAACAAGCTCTATCTTTGTAAAAt GTCTGATTCTGAGTGCGAATCATTTGTTGCGCAAgacgccgccaccgccgcagCGAAGAAGAAGCCAGCAGCGAGCAAGAGGAAGTCGAGCGCAAGTGCATCGAGTACCTCAAGCAGTACCAACAA gtcccagaaaaaaaagaaaactgtGGATGTGTTCGGACTCTGCAACGAGGACGAATACAACGAATGCGTGTTGCAGTCGAAGACTCTACCATCATTCGTTGTGAATCGCGTGGCCAACGGTAACCAGCGGCGGGTTGGCAGCACATCCGGCGAATTCTATGCGGAGCTGAAAGTCTACGCGCGCCACGACGCTGAGGAAGCTCCCAAGGACACCCGCTGGACAAAGGCCTTGCTCCGACTAAACTGCTACCTTGAAGAGGGCTCACCGCAGTGGAAGCTGTTGCATCGCTTCGTGAAAGAGGCCGGTACACTCTTCGAGGACTGTGTACCGTCATTTTATAACCCCGACTTGGTTAAAATTAAACAGGCCGACTGA